From a region of the uncultured Desulfobacter sp. genome:
- a CDS encoding IS110 family transposase produces the protein MTKRSKNSTLIQIVHPICCGLDVHKDKISACLITVDANGKEQHEIREFSSFTQDLQKMKTWLIKNSCPVVAMESTGVYWHPVYNTIEATMEVVLVNARHIKNVPGRKTDICDSKWLAGLLRHGLVKGSFIPPEQVREWRELSRLRKIYTESLADYKRRVHKLFITANIKIDSVVSDLFGLTGLNLIDLLCKNDEVTLEKVQECTKGSLKKKIPELYLSLHGYFKDHHRFQLIGMMEAIEMFQRQIEQINARLEILTRDHENLLERLDEIPGIDKKSAQSVLGEVGVTLDEFKSMVAFVAWAGLCPGNNESAGKRKSGRNAVRNHPFKTILVQIAWAAIKTKGSYYKAKYYKLKARRGAKKAIVAIAHRIAKAIYNIIKNGDRYKDLGEEYLSKPNKQRMLKNLAKKADELGMKLVPCEG, from the coding sequence ATGACCAAGAGATCAAAAAATAGCACATTAATCCAAATCGTTCACCCAATTTGTTGTGGTTTGGATGTTCACAAAGACAAAATTTCGGCCTGTTTAATCACTGTTGATGCTAATGGGAAAGAACAGCATGAGATTCGAGAGTTTTCATCATTTACTCAAGATTTGCAAAAAATGAAAACGTGGTTGATTAAAAATAGCTGTCCTGTAGTGGCAATGGAAAGTACCGGGGTATATTGGCATCCGGTTTATAACACCATCGAAGCTACGATGGAGGTCGTTTTGGTTAATGCCAGGCATATTAAAAATGTTCCCGGCAGGAAAACAGACATTTGTGACAGTAAATGGCTTGCCGGACTGCTTCGTCATGGGTTGGTAAAAGGGAGTTTTATCCCTCCCGAACAGGTCCGTGAATGGCGAGAATTAAGCCGATTGAGAAAGATATATACAGAATCTCTCGCTGATTATAAGCGACGTGTTCATAAACTATTTATCACGGCAAATATTAAAATTGATTCGGTCGTTTCTGATTTGTTCGGGCTTACCGGTTTGAATCTCATTGATTTGTTATGCAAAAACGATGAAGTGACCTTGGAGAAAGTTCAGGAATGCACAAAAGGAAGTCTTAAAAAGAAAATTCCTGAATTGTATCTAAGCCTCCATGGATATTTTAAGGATCATCATCGATTCCAACTGATTGGCATGATGGAGGCCATTGAGATGTTTCAAAGACAGATTGAACAGATTAATGCCAGATTGGAAATACTTACCCGTGACCATGAAAATTTACTGGAAAGATTAGATGAAATTCCCGGGATCGATAAGAAGTCAGCACAATCTGTTCTTGGAGAAGTCGGGGTTACACTGGATGAGTTTAAAAGCATGGTCGCTTTTGTTGCATGGGCCGGATTGTGCCCTGGAAATAATGAAAGCGCAGGTAAAAGGAAAAGTGGCCGGAATGCGGTTCGAAATCATCCATTCAAAACGATTTTAGTCCAGATCGCTTGGGCCGCAATCAAGACGAAGGGTTCATATTACAAAGCCAAGTATTATAAACTCAAAGCCAGACGAGGTGCCAAAAAAGCGATTGTCGCCATAGCCCATAGAATTGCAAAAGCCATTTACAACATCATCAAAAATGGAGACAGATATAAAGACCTCGGAGAAGAATACTTGAGCAAACCTAACAAACAAAGGATGTTGAAAAATTTGGCAAAAAAGGCTGATGAGTTAGGGATGAAACTTGTTCCTTGTGAAGGTTAA
- a CDS encoding ribonuclease J, producing MLKLIPLGGLGEIGLNMMVVEYDDVIFIIDAGIMFPEDHMLGVDIVIPAMDYLRENVDKIEGVILTHAHEDHIGALPYLLREIRLPVYGTAFTLEIVRNKLIEFDLITHVDLNLVNPGEVLTIEPFDIEFIRVSHSTIDGVGMAITTPEGVVVHTGDFRISHSADVMKNTDISSFARFGQKGVLALLSDSTNVEVEGYAMSEQEVAKNLGELVEASPGRVIVALFASNVFRIQQIIDIARHNNRRVIFNGRSMEQITDVAMRLGYLKCPPGLVVDIKQIHKLEDHEVVIITTGSQGEPMSALARMASGVHKHINVRKGDTVLLSSKHIPGNEKAIAGIINKLYRRGAEVVYSKIARIHASGHAHQEELKMMINLTRPQFFIPIHGEYRHLVVHARVAEKLGMPRKNVIVAENGQVIAFDKENGCRIEDRVQTGRILVDGKGIGDVGRSVLKERRELSEGGLVVVTMIIDEETGVVLYGPELISKGFVFDSATGYLVDDAQCVILEIVEEIEAGIDSRVELIRKKLQRALKQYFAFAINRRPLIVPIIIEV from the coding sequence ATGCTTAAACTCATACCCCTTGGGGGGCTTGGCGAAATTGGCCTGAACATGATGGTGGTCGAATATGATGATGTCATCTTCATCATTGATGCGGGTATCATGTTCCCTGAAGACCATATGCTGGGGGTTGATATTGTTATCCCGGCCATGGATTACCTTCGGGAGAACGTGGATAAAATCGAAGGAGTTATCCTGACCCATGCCCATGAAGACCACATCGGGGCGTTACCCTACCTTTTGCGCGAAATTCGTCTGCCGGTATACGGCACGGCTTTTACCCTGGAAATTGTACGCAACAAGCTCATTGAGTTTGATCTCATTACCCATGTGGATCTCAATCTGGTCAACCCGGGGGAGGTACTGACCATTGAGCCCTTTGACATAGAATTTATCCGGGTCAGCCATTCCACCATTGACGGTGTGGGTATGGCCATCACAACGCCTGAAGGGGTCGTGGTTCACACCGGGGATTTCCGCATCAGCCACTCCGCAGACGTCATGAAGAACACCGATATTTCAAGTTTTGCCAGGTTTGGCCAAAAAGGTGTCTTGGCGCTGCTTTCCGATTCAACCAATGTAGAAGTGGAAGGTTATGCCATGTCCGAGCAGGAGGTGGCAAAAAATTTGGGAGAATTGGTTGAAGCTTCTCCCGGACGCGTGATTGTAGCCCTTTTTGCCTCCAATGTGTTCCGGATCCAGCAGATTATTGATATTGCCAGGCATAACAACCGCCGGGTCATATTCAATGGCCGCAGCATGGAGCAAATTACGGATGTGGCCATGCGTTTAGGGTATCTTAAGTGTCCACCGGGGCTGGTGGTGGATATCAAACAGATTCATAAACTCGAAGACCATGAAGTAGTGATCATCACCACAGGCAGCCAGGGAGAACCCATGTCTGCCCTGGCACGCATGGCTTCGGGCGTTCACAAGCATATCAATGTCCGCAAAGGTGATACGGTGCTTTTATCAAGCAAGCATATCCCGGGTAATGAAAAAGCCATTGCCGGTATTATCAACAAGCTTTACCGGCGGGGTGCCGAAGTGGTCTATTCCAAGATCGCACGGATACACGCTTCCGGCCATGCCCACCAGGAAGAGCTTAAGATGATGATCAATTTGACCAGACCTCAATTTTTTATTCCCATACATGGTGAATACCGGCATCTTGTGGTCCATGCAAGGGTTGCCGAAAAATTGGGGATGCCCCGCAAAAACGTGATTGTGGCTGAAAACGGCCAGGTGATCGCCTTTGACAAGGAAAACGGATGCAGGATTGAGGATCGGGTGCAGACCGGCCGGATTCTTGTGGATGGAAAAGGCATCGGCGATGTGGGGCGCTCCGTGCTAAAAGAGCGCCGGGAATTGTCCGAAGGCGGCCTTGTGGTGGTAACCATGATCATTGACGAGGAGACCGGCGTGGTGTTGTACGGCCCGGAATTGATTTCCAAAGGGTTTGTATTTGACTCTGCCACAGGCTATCTTGTGGACGATGCCCAGTGCGTCATCCTGGAAATCGTTGAAGAGATTGAAGCCGGGATTGATTCGAGAGTGGAACTGATTCGAAAAAAATTGCAGCGGGCGCTTAAACAGTATTTTGCCTTCGCCATCAACCGCAGGCCTTTGATTGTACCCATCATTATTGAAGTATGA